One Labeo rohita strain BAU-BD-2019 unplaced genomic scaffold, IGBB_LRoh.1.0 scaffold_76, whole genome shotgun sequence genomic window carries:
- the en1b gene encoding homeobox protein engrailed-1b, producing MEEQKDQNSRDSTESESVSLSPNIPSPPILPHQAAQQAHRTTNFFIDNILRPDFGCKKDLGSRDRAQTSGRENVNPMVIRPSHNSSLCQDSNCSSDSTSSSSSSSPSSKQTSAKLVEGNGTTTARYGENTTSIMVVNTNGGTPPAKESQPLLWPAWVYCTRYSDRPSSGPRTRKLKKKKSEKEDKRPRTAFTAEQLQRLKAEFQANRYITEQRRQSLAQELNLNESQIKIWFQNKRAKIKKASGYKNGLALQLMAQGLYNHSTTTVQEDKDDSE from the exons ATGGAGGAGCAAAAGGATCAGAATAGTCGTGATTCGACAGAGTCTGAAAGCGTCTCGCTTTCACCCAACATACCATCTCCTCCGATTTTACCTCACCAGGCTGCGCAGCAAGCCCACAGAACCACGAACTTTTTCATCGACAATATCCTAAGACCAGATTTCGGCTGCAAGAAAGATCTTGGGAGTAGGGACCGAGCGCAAACCTCGGGTAGGGAGAATGTTAACCCCATGGTGATAAGGCCGTCGCATAATAGCAGCCTTTGCCAGGATTCAAACTGCAGTAGTGACAGCACTTCTTCGTCCTCGTCTTCTTCGCCATCCTCAAAGCAGACCTCTGCAAAGCTTGTCGAAGGAAATGGAACTACCACGGCAAGGTACGGGGAGAATACGACGTCGATAATGGTGGTGAACACAAACGGGGGAACTCCGCCAGCGAAAGAATCGCAGCCTTTACTATGGCCTGCGTGGGTGTACTGCACCAGGTACTCGGACAGACCTTCATCTG GCCCAAGGACACGAAAattgaaaaagaagaaaagcgAGAAGGAAGACAAGCGACCGAGAACCGCTTTCACGGCTGAACAGCTGCAGAGACTTAAAGCCGAGTTTCAGGCGAATCGGTACATTACGGAGCAGCGGAGACAGTCGCTGGCCCAGGAACTCAACCTCAATGAGTCGCAAATAAAAATCTGGTTCCAGAATAAGAGGGCCAAAATCAAAAAGGCATCTGGCTATAAGAACGGCCTCGCACTTCAACTCATGGCGCAAGGACTCTACAACCATTCCACAACAACAGTTCAAGAAGATAAAGACGATAGCGAATAA